From the genome of Marinobacter antarcticus, one region includes:
- the soxB gene encoding thiosulfohydrolase SoxB → MSISRRDFLLAMQAAAIAGLAPKLALAKGGEGLYDIPKFGNVRLLHLTDIHAQLLPVYFREPNVNLGIGPSKGKVPHLVGSHFLEHFGIPAHSSRSHAFTYLNYQEAAQEFGRLGGFAHLKTLIDQLREQAGPGNSLLLDGGDLWQGSGTAYWTQGEDMVEASNRLGIDILTGHWEFTYPEEQIRKNINGFKGEFLAQNIFLSDEAMFMGAESFDEASGRVFKPYSIRELGGKRVAVIGQAFPYTPIANPSYFIPDWRFGIRENEMQALVNQIRETEKVNAVVVISHNGMDVDLKMASRVSGIDAILGGHTHDAVPQPTVVKNSGGKTLVSNAGTNGKYVAVLDLDIGDSGVRGYEYKLLPVFSDLIKPDASMSSFIQEVRAPYMDKLGEKLAVSDELLYRRGNFNGTMDQVICDAQREVLDAQISLSPGFRWGTTVLPGDAITMDDVMNATAITYPETYVREMSGSDLKLIMEDVADNLFNKDPYYQQGGDMVRVGGMDYTCDPTANMNGRISDMRLDSGELIRADKMYKVAGWATVNSKAPGRPIWDVVADYLRSEKTVRITKFNTPRLKNVEDNPGLEDYSS, encoded by the coding sequence GTGTCGATTTCCCGCAGAGATTTTCTGTTAGCCATGCAGGCAGCTGCCATTGCCGGCCTCGCCCCGAAACTTGCTCTGGCGAAAGGGGGAGAGGGGCTGTACGACATACCGAAGTTCGGCAATGTGCGCTTGCTGCACCTGACGGATATCCACGCCCAGTTGTTACCGGTGTACTTTCGTGAGCCTAATGTGAATCTCGGGATTGGCCCAAGTAAGGGCAAGGTACCCCATCTTGTGGGTTCGCATTTCCTCGAGCACTTCGGGATTCCGGCGCATTCCTCGCGTTCTCACGCGTTTACCTATCTGAATTATCAAGAGGCAGCACAGGAATTTGGCCGCCTTGGCGGCTTTGCCCATCTGAAAACACTCATCGACCAATTGCGAGAGCAGGCAGGCCCCGGGAATTCGCTGCTGCTTGATGGCGGGGATCTATGGCAAGGATCGGGAACCGCGTACTGGACCCAGGGTGAGGATATGGTGGAAGCCAGTAATCGTCTTGGTATCGACATCTTGACGGGGCATTGGGAATTCACTTACCCGGAAGAACAAATCCGGAAAAACATAAACGGTTTCAAGGGCGAGTTTCTGGCCCAGAACATCTTCCTGTCGGACGAAGCCATGTTTATGGGTGCCGAGTCCTTTGACGAGGCGAGTGGCCGCGTTTTTAAGCCTTATTCGATTCGTGAGCTCGGTGGAAAGCGTGTCGCGGTTATTGGTCAGGCCTTTCCGTACACACCGATCGCCAATCCTTCCTATTTCATTCCTGACTGGCGCTTTGGTATTCGGGAAAACGAGATGCAGGCGCTGGTTAACCAAATCCGGGAAACAGAAAAGGTGAATGCCGTTGTCGTTATTTCCCATAACGGTATGGATGTAGATCTTAAGATGGCCAGCCGGGTAAGCGGTATCGATGCAATTCTTGGCGGCCACACTCACGACGCCGTGCCGCAGCCGACTGTTGTGAAGAATTCTGGCGGCAAGACCCTGGTCAGTAACGCCGGTACCAATGGCAAGTATGTAGCTGTGCTGGATCTGGATATCGGAGATAGCGGAGTTCGGGGGTACGAATACAAACTGTTGCCGGTTTTTTCGGATCTGATCAAGCCAGACGCATCGATGAGCAGCTTTATCCAGGAAGTCCGGGCGCCTTACATGGACAAGCTCGGTGAGAAACTCGCCGTCTCGGATGAGTTGCTTTACCGGCGGGGCAACTTCAACGGAACCATGGATCAGGTGATCTGTGATGCCCAGAGGGAGGTTCTGGATGCACAGATTTCTCTGTCACCGGGGTTCCGGTGGGGCACCACGGTTCTGCCGGGAGATGCGATCACGATGGACGATGTAATGAACGCCACTGCGATTACTTATCCGGAAACCTATGTTCGTGAAATGTCCGGTTCCGACCTGAAACTGATCATGGAAGATGTGGCAGATAACCTGTTCAACAAAGATCCCTACTACCAGCAGGGTGGCGACATGGTGAGGGTGGGTGGTATGGACTACACCTGCGATCCGACGGCCAACATGAATGGCCGGATTTCCGATATGCGCCTGGATAGCGGAGAGCTCATTAGGGCCGACAAAATGTATAAAGTGGCCGGTTGGGCGACCGTTAACTCGAAGGCGCCTGGTCGGCCGATCTGGGATGTGGTCGCTGATTACCTGAGATCTGAGAAAACGGTCCGAATTACCAAATTCAATACGCCCCGCCTTAAAAATGTAGAGGATAACCCGGGTCTGGAAGACTATTCGTCATGA
- a CDS encoding DsrE family protein, which yields MALLSVGMNGHADKPINPEKPFAEKFLILQLSDDEPEKQAIVLSVAANLLEHYDLDLIDIEISAFGPGVRLLYADNKHREQITSLIAQGVRFSVCMNTIDTIARTSGERPELHPQSLPVQVGVAHILERVEQGYVLVRP from the coding sequence TTGGCCCTATTGTCAGTCGGCATGAACGGCCACGCGGACAAGCCGATAAACCCGGAGAAGCCGTTTGCCGAAAAGTTTCTGATACTCCAGTTGAGCGACGACGAGCCGGAAAAACAAGCGATCGTCCTGAGTGTGGCCGCCAACCTTTTGGAACATTACGACCTGGACCTGATTGATATCGAGATCTCAGCCTTTGGCCCCGGAGTGCGACTGCTCTATGCCGACAACAAGCATCGGGAGCAGATTACCAGCCTGATAGCTCAGGGGGTCCGGTTCTCAGTCTGTATGAATACCATAGACACTATCGCGAGAACGTCAGGCGAAAGGCCTGAACTCCATCCTCAAAGTCTGCCTGTGCAAGTAGGTGTTGCCCATATTCTTGAGAGAGTTGAACAAGGATATGTTTTGGTTCGCCCCTGA
- a CDS encoding GlcG/HbpS family heme-binding protein: MRFNLSTLMLTAALSATGLANAAETDQPVMIEIKRLSMDTALTIAKTAIDTCRQEGVQVAVTVVDRGGHPQVVLRDVLAMDLALEVSYRKAYTAMTFSNKTSAMEDRFTGPFSVGKLEKVLLSAGGIPIQASGETVGGVGVSGAPSGETDEMCAQAGVDAVEMDLEMAPL, encoded by the coding sequence ATGCGCTTCAATCTATCGACACTGATGCTTACAGCAGCACTCTCAGCAACGGGACTGGCCAATGCGGCGGAGACAGACCAACCGGTGATGATTGAAATCAAGCGCTTGTCCATGGACACCGCTCTGACCATTGCCAAAACCGCCATTGATACATGCCGGCAGGAGGGCGTACAGGTTGCTGTCACTGTGGTTGATCGCGGAGGGCACCCACAAGTGGTGCTGCGTGATGTGCTCGCCATGGACCTCGCGCTGGAAGTCAGCTACCGAAAGGCTTACACCGCCATGACATTCAGCAACAAGACATCCGCCATGGAAGATCGTTTCACTGGGCCATTTTCCGTTGGCAAGCTTGAGAAGGTTCTTTTGTCCGCCGGGGGCATTCCAATACAGGCGAGCGGTGAGACGGTTGGAGGTGTGGGCGTGAGTGGAGCCCCGTCCGGAGAAACCGATGAAATGTGTGCCCAGGCAGGCGTAGATGCCGTTGAAATGGACCTGGAAATGGCGCCACTCTAA
- the dsbG gene encoding thiol:disulfide interchange protein DsbG: MRDVLKVIFFFVCLPGVAFGQYPDAVQVLIDDGLKIEARFNAPGGLEGYVGRRNGHPVSLYLMPDGEHVVIGKMVDGFGQDLSAEHIRAWLPKMDLTAAWAKLEHATWIAEGPEDAKRIVYVFTDPNCGYCIVFREKARAFLKRGIQLRHIVVGVIQPSSLAKAASVIASEDPVAQLDFHDSQFPRDWLETPDRIPESLRIKIENNNRLMEALAVSATPSVLYRDERGEVRKIVGLPDDSALSQAVFQSPE; the protein is encoded by the coding sequence GTGCGAGATGTTCTTAAAGTTATTTTCTTTTTTGTATGTTTGCCTGGGGTGGCCTTTGGTCAATACCCGGACGCAGTGCAGGTCTTGATTGATGACGGGTTGAAGATTGAAGCCAGGTTTAATGCCCCGGGTGGTCTGGAGGGCTACGTTGGACGCAGAAATGGTCATCCGGTTTCGCTGTACCTCATGCCGGATGGCGAGCATGTTGTTATCGGCAAAATGGTGGACGGCTTTGGTCAGGACCTGAGTGCCGAACATATTCGCGCCTGGTTGCCCAAAATGGATCTGACAGCTGCTTGGGCGAAACTGGAACACGCGACATGGATTGCTGAAGGACCCGAAGATGCAAAACGAATTGTCTACGTTTTCACCGACCCCAATTGCGGCTATTGCATTGTGTTCAGAGAAAAGGCCAGGGCTTTTCTGAAGCGTGGGATCCAGCTGAGGCACATTGTGGTTGGTGTGATTCAGCCGTCCAGCCTGGCCAAGGCGGCAAGTGTTATAGCCTCAGAGGATCCAGTGGCTCAGCTTGATTTTCACGACAGTCAGTTTCCAAGGGACTGGCTTGAAACTCCGGATAGGATTCCGGAATCACTCCGAATCAAAATCGAGAATAACAACCGCCTCATGGAGGCGCTGGCAGTATCGGCGACACCTTCGGTTTTATACCGCGATGAACGCGGTGAGGTCCGAAAGATCGTTGGTCTTCCGGACGATTCGGCACTATCGCAGGCGGTGTTTCAGTCACCGGAGTAA
- a CDS encoding MBL fold metallo-hydrolase: MSLRNVLSGLILFVPILVSAGEAGVPGELQLTKVSDRVYSAIGETAPGTYENNGHNNNLSFIITEKGVVVMNGGDNYLLAKALHNSIHSVTDKDVKYVVNENGQGHAMLGNSYWRDQGVPIIAHESAIEEFREHGEIKLAAMENRNKEKAEGTYVAVPDIGFSDRYDLDMGDVKIELRYFGPGHSPGDIALWIPQDKLLITGDLGFHQRLLAVFDDTDTGAWIESFDKMSELNPETVIPGHGEPTTLDMVARETRGYLVFLRSAVIEILESGGGLDEAYNIDQSQWAYLDTFEELAGKNAGRVYQHLEFDYF; encoded by the coding sequence ATGTCACTACGCAATGTGCTTTCAGGATTGATACTTTTTGTCCCGATTTTGGTGAGTGCCGGAGAGGCCGGTGTCCCGGGCGAGCTTCAGCTGACTAAAGTATCAGACCGTGTATATTCCGCCATTGGTGAGACGGCACCGGGGACTTACGAAAATAACGGCCACAATAACAACCTCAGTTTCATCATTACGGAAAAAGGCGTGGTGGTGATGAATGGGGGCGATAACTACCTTCTGGCCAAGGCTCTTCATAACTCAATCCACAGCGTGACCGACAAAGACGTCAAGTACGTGGTGAATGAAAACGGCCAGGGGCACGCCATGCTGGGCAACAGTTACTGGCGGGATCAGGGAGTGCCGATCATTGCTCATGAGTCAGCGATCGAAGAGTTCCGGGAGCATGGCGAGATCAAGCTGGCAGCCATGGAAAACCGGAATAAGGAAAAGGCCGAGGGCACCTACGTCGCCGTTCCGGATATCGGATTTTCGGATCGATATGATCTGGATATGGGCGATGTGAAAATCGAGCTGCGTTATTTTGGCCCGGGCCATTCACCGGGGGATATTGCGCTCTGGATACCGCAGGACAAACTGTTGATCACCGGGGATCTGGGATTCCACCAGCGCTTGTTGGCTGTTTTTGATGATACGGATACCGGCGCCTGGATTGAGTCCTTCGACAAGATGAGTGAACTGAACCCCGAAACTGTCATACCGGGACACGGCGAACCAACTACGCTGGACATGGTCGCTCGGGAAACCCGAGGGTATCTGGTGTTTCTCAGAAGTGCAGTTATCGAGATTCTTGAAAGTGGCGGTGGTCTGGACGAGGCATACAACATCGACCAGTCACAGTGGGCGTACCTGGACACATTTGAGGAACTGGCTGGCAAAAACGCAGGGCGTGTCTACCAGCACCTTGAGTTCGATTACTTCTGA
- a CDS encoding beta-ketoacyl-ACP synthase III, protein MTFARIAGTGSYLPENIVTNKDLEKMVDTTDEWIRDRTGIEQRHIAVEGQTTVDLAEQAALNAIAAAGIDATDIDLIVFATSTPDKIFPSSACILQARLGIHGCPAFDIQAVCSGFVYALSVADKFIKTGSSKKALVIGAEVFSRIIDWSDRGTCVLFGDGAGAVILEAHEETGILSTHIHADGQYEKLLHVPCGIADGYDQVKAGLAFVEMKGNEVFKVAVNTLGKIVDETLAANQMKKSDIDWLVPHQANLRIISATAKKLHMSMDQVVVTVHKHGNTSAASIPLALDVAVRDGRIKRNEVIMLEAFGGGFTWGSALLRY, encoded by the coding sequence ATGACCTTTGCACGCATTGCCGGCACTGGCTCTTACTTGCCAGAGAACATTGTTACCAACAAAGACCTCGAAAAGATGGTTGATACCACGGACGAATGGATCCGTGATCGCACCGGTATCGAGCAACGACATATTGCTGTTGAGGGCCAGACCACAGTAGATCTTGCGGAACAGGCCGCTCTGAACGCCATAGCGGCCGCCGGCATTGATGCCACCGACATTGACCTGATTGTTTTTGCAACTTCCACTCCGGACAAGATTTTCCCGAGTTCCGCCTGCATTCTGCAAGCCCGGCTGGGCATTCATGGCTGCCCTGCTTTCGATATTCAGGCCGTGTGCAGCGGTTTTGTCTATGCCCTGTCGGTCGCCGACAAGTTCATAAAAACCGGGAGCAGCAAAAAGGCGCTGGTTATTGGTGCAGAAGTGTTTTCCCGGATCATTGACTGGTCGGATCGTGGCACCTGTGTGCTGTTCGGGGATGGCGCCGGCGCCGTGATTCTTGAGGCACATGAAGAAACCGGCATTCTCTCCACGCACATTCACGCAGACGGCCAGTACGAAAAACTCCTCCACGTTCCCTGCGGTATCGCTGACGGCTACGATCAGGTAAAAGCCGGGCTAGCCTTCGTGGAAATGAAAGGTAATGAAGTCTTCAAAGTGGCCGTGAATACGTTGGGCAAAATTGTGGACGAGACTCTTGCTGCCAACCAGATGAAAAAGTCTGATATCGACTGGCTGGTGCCCCACCAGGCCAACCTGCGGATCATTTCTGCCACCGCAAAAAAACTGCATATGTCGATGGACCAGGTGGTCGTTACCGTCCACAAACATGGCAACACGTCCGCGGCTTCAATCCCCCTGGCACTGGACGTCGCCGTCCGCGATGGTCGTATCAAGCGTAACGAGGTCATCATGCTGGAAGCGTTTGGGGGCGGCTTTACCTGGGGATCCGCCCTGCTCCGGTACTAA
- a CDS encoding TonB-dependent receptor family protein, whose amino-acid sequence MRLPKHSSLLFTGLIAPSITMTAYGQPAADIVVTSPIIERALYETPAAMSVVEQDSIREGQPRLKLDETLGQVPGVFLQNQENFAQGERIAIRGFGARAPFGVRGITIMVDGIPFTLPDGQAQLDAIDLDSAERIEVIRGPASVLYGNAAGGVISVTTVDGRRKPDGTSIRVTGGSDSFGKVSVSNSQNNGLWSHSVSASALNYDGYRDNAKVEKYLFNTKLRRELGNDRSLTAIINLLENPRSQDPGALTAEQVETDRSQAGRFTEEYNTGQTVDQQVLGLQYQDLSAGPGEFRTKTFYMRRNFEQQLPYPGDSRIDYDRDYFGASADYRQSLEFAGLPFRYVAGVEAREQRDDRTRREMSFNGDLQGLTADELQTATALGAFAQSDLNLTNQLILSVGGRFDQIRMKVDDDFASDGDQSGNRTFREWSGSAGLSFHYLASHQAYANISTAFETPTFSEFANPSGVGGLNPETEPQKSLNHELGLRGELDTGIDYDLTLFWVDVRDELIPYELTGPDDRTFYRNAGDTTRKGFEAAAGWLFSPSWRAETALTLASYTFDEYRSGGDVYDDNRLPGLPEQVWSNRLTWHGLGGPFATLETRYIGDMVADDANNVKVDDYWLVNLRGGNTLYAGRNLLLKGFAGVRNLGDKDHFANVRINASNDRYFEPASGRTWYAGLEFIF is encoded by the coding sequence ATGAGACTACCAAAACACTCCTCACTGTTGTTCACAGGGCTGATAGCGCCATCCATCACAATGACAGCGTACGGCCAGCCGGCAGCCGATATAGTCGTTACGTCGCCCATTATTGAACGCGCGCTATACGAAACTCCCGCCGCCATGTCTGTGGTCGAGCAAGACTCTATTCGTGAGGGCCAGCCCCGGTTAAAACTGGATGAAACTCTGGGGCAAGTTCCAGGCGTCTTTCTGCAGAATCAGGAGAACTTCGCCCAGGGTGAGCGCATAGCCATCCGTGGATTTGGAGCGCGGGCACCTTTTGGGGTTCGCGGCATTACCATTATGGTTGATGGTATTCCCTTCACACTGCCGGATGGTCAGGCACAGCTGGACGCCATTGATCTGGACAGCGCCGAGCGCATTGAAGTTATCCGGGGGCCGGCCTCAGTTCTGTATGGTAACGCAGCGGGTGGAGTGATCAGCGTAACCACGGTGGATGGGCGCCGTAAGCCCGATGGAACATCGATTCGCGTCACTGGCGGAAGCGATAGCTTTGGCAAGGTCTCAGTGAGCAACAGCCAGAACAACGGCCTCTGGTCACACAGCGTAAGCGCTTCAGCACTTAACTATGACGGCTATCGCGATAATGCCAAGGTAGAAAAATACCTTTTCAATACCAAACTACGCCGGGAGCTTGGTAACGACCGTTCGCTGACGGCCATCATAAACCTGCTGGAGAACCCGCGCTCTCAAGATCCTGGCGCACTAACTGCTGAGCAGGTTGAAACCGACCGATCTCAGGCAGGGCGCTTTACCGAGGAATACAACACGGGGCAAACCGTCGATCAGCAAGTACTTGGTCTGCAATACCAGGATCTTTCTGCGGGGCCGGGTGAATTCCGCACCAAAACGTTCTACATGCGCCGGAACTTCGAGCAACAGCTGCCCTACCCAGGTGACAGCCGCATCGACTACGATCGGGACTATTTCGGGGCAAGCGCCGATTATCGTCAGTCTCTTGAGTTCGCCGGGCTTCCGTTTCGCTATGTCGCGGGAGTGGAGGCACGGGAGCAAAGGGATGATCGTACCCGCCGGGAAATGAGCTTCAACGGCGACCTGCAAGGCCTGACTGCAGACGAACTGCAAACGGCGACCGCTCTGGGCGCGTTTGCGCAAAGCGACCTGAATCTTACCAACCAGTTGATCTTATCCGTTGGCGGTCGTTTCGACCAAATTCGCATGAAGGTCGACGACGATTTTGCCTCGGATGGAGACCAGAGCGGGAACCGCACGTTCCGGGAATGGAGCGGTTCTGCAGGCTTGAGCTTTCATTATCTGGCATCTCACCAGGCATACGCCAATATTAGTACTGCATTCGAAACGCCCACCTTCTCGGAGTTTGCTAACCCATCAGGAGTGGGCGGGCTCAATCCGGAAACTGAACCACAAAAATCTCTCAATCATGAACTGGGACTGCGTGGTGAGTTAGATACCGGCATTGATTATGACCTCACACTGTTCTGGGTTGATGTGCGCGATGAATTGATTCCCTATGAATTGACCGGCCCGGATGACCGGACCTTCTATCGCAACGCCGGGGATACAACCCGCAAGGGTTTCGAGGCTGCCGCCGGTTGGCTTTTTTCACCGAGCTGGCGCGCAGAAACCGCACTCACGCTGGCCAGCTACACGTTTGATGAATACCGTTCGGGAGGCGACGTTTACGATGACAACCGGTTACCTGGCCTGCCTGAGCAAGTCTGGTCCAACCGCCTGACATGGCATGGCCTCGGTGGCCCGTTTGCCACACTGGAGACCCGCTATATCGGCGACATGGTGGCCGACGATGCCAATAACGTAAAAGTCGACGACTACTGGCTGGTAAACCTGCGTGGCGGGAACACCTTATACGCCGGTAGAAATCTTCTTTTGAAAGGCTTTGCCGGCGTTCGCAACCTGGGCGATAAGGATCACTTCGCCAATGTGCGCATTAATGCCAGCAATGACCGGTACTTTGAGCCGGCCTCAGGGCGCACCTGGTATGCAGGGCTCGAGTTCATTTTCTGA
- a CDS encoding glutamine synthetase family protein, producing MTANRNTEFDFFITDLNGNLRGKRIPSTAMEKVMKEGVKLPRSVVGFDFWGADVLDNGLVFETGDSDGVCLPVSDKAIPVPWAESPREQILAMMFNPDGSAFEADPRQVLKRVVDRFRARGLRPVMATELEFYLMDGESETTQRPIPPLLADGGRRLSNTEGYAVEEMDGFSAFFADIREACDLQGIDADTIVAEMGPGQFEINLNHVDDPMSAADQAILFKRLVRGVSRNHGYAATFMAKPYADQSGNGFHVHFSLLDEAGQNVFDDGTEQGSTIMKQAVAGMLKTMPDTMLTLAPNQNSYRRFMPGAHAPMFASWGYENRTVALRIPESPCVARRIEHRVAGADANPYLVLASVLAGALYGIENGLGPTDPVEGDAYSEIDESMMLPNKWEDATDAFENSAVLREYLGEEFQRVYTAAKRQEQRLLNERITDVEYEAYLGLL from the coding sequence ATGACAGCTAATAGAAACACTGAGTTCGACTTCTTTATTACCGACCTGAACGGTAATTTACGTGGAAAACGGATCCCCTCCACCGCGATGGAAAAGGTCATGAAGGAAGGTGTAAAACTGCCTCGATCCGTTGTCGGCTTTGATTTCTGGGGGGCTGACGTTCTTGATAACGGGCTGGTTTTTGAAACCGGGGACAGCGATGGAGTTTGTCTGCCAGTGAGTGATAAAGCTATCCCCGTGCCCTGGGCAGAAAGCCCCCGTGAGCAGATCCTGGCGATGATGTTTAATCCGGACGGCTCAGCATTCGAGGCGGACCCGCGGCAGGTACTCAAGCGCGTTGTAGACAGGTTCAGGGCCCGGGGTCTGCGCCCGGTGATGGCGACCGAGCTGGAATTCTATCTGATGGATGGCGAGTCTGAGACTACACAACGCCCGATTCCGCCGCTGCTGGCCGACGGAGGGCGGCGGCTTTCCAACACCGAGGGTTACGCAGTTGAGGAAATGGATGGGTTTTCTGCTTTTTTTGCTGATATCCGTGAAGCCTGCGACCTCCAGGGCATCGACGCGGATACCATTGTTGCGGAGATGGGCCCCGGCCAGTTCGAGATTAACCTCAACCATGTTGACGATCCAATGTCTGCTGCGGATCAGGCAATCCTGTTCAAGCGGCTGGTCCGTGGCGTTTCACGGAATCATGGTTATGCCGCAACGTTTATGGCCAAGCCCTATGCCGATCAGAGTGGAAACGGCTTTCATGTTCATTTCAGCCTGCTGGACGAAGCGGGTCAGAATGTTTTTGATGATGGCACTGAGCAGGGCAGCACCATAATGAAACAGGCTGTGGCGGGCATGTTAAAAACCATGCCCGACACCATGCTGACTCTTGCGCCCAATCAGAATTCCTACCGTCGGTTCATGCCTGGGGCTCACGCTCCCATGTTTGCGAGCTGGGGATACGAGAACCGGACAGTAGCGCTGCGGATACCCGAGAGTCCCTGCGTTGCTCGTAGAATTGAACATCGGGTGGCAGGTGCCGACGCCAATCCCTATCTGGTTCTGGCATCGGTGCTCGCAGGTGCTCTTTACGGCATTGAGAACGGCCTTGGGCCGACTGATCCGGTTGAAGGCGACGCCTACTCGGAGATCGATGAGTCTATGATGTTGCCCAATAAATGGGAGGATGCGACTGACGCTTTCGAGAATAGCGCGGTACTGCGCGAGTATCTCGGTGAGGAATTTCAGCGTGTCTACACTGCTGCCAAACGGCAGGAGCAGCGTCTGCTTAACGAGCGCATTACCGACGTAGAATATGAAGCTTACCTGGGGCTGTTGTGA
- a CDS encoding NAD(P)/FAD-dependent oxidoreductase, with protein MQAPSHPTSFYAASANDTRIRPPLKENIKTDICVIGAGYTGMSTALHLAENGYKVTVLEGSRIGFGASGRNGGQIVNSYSRDVDFIEKHYGKHVGAEMGRMAFEGGRILRRFVKQYDIECDLKPGGIFAACNARQFSELQAKKALWESHGHEGLQLLDRDQLNVYVGSKRYVGALLDHTGGHFHPLNLVLGEAAAFESLGGTIYEGAAAISIQEGAKAIVKTESGSVTADYVVVAGNAYLNGLIPKLESKAMPCGTQIITTEPLSDEVQKRLLPKDNCVEDCNYLLDYFRLSGDGRLIYGGGVTYGAREPDKIESLIVPNMLKTYPELKGVKIDYAWTGNFLLTLMRLPQLGRIGSNVFYAQGYSGHGVTCSHLAGKVLSDAIRGQAERFDVFAGLPQYSFPGGRLLRIPLTAMGAWYYNMRDQLGG; from the coding sequence GTGCAGGCACCGTCTCACCCAACTTCCTTCTATGCAGCTTCCGCCAATGACACACGGATACGGCCGCCGCTGAAGGAGAATATCAAAACCGATATTTGCGTCATCGGTGCCGGTTACACCGGCATGTCGACCGCCCTGCATCTCGCCGAAAACGGCTATAAGGTTACTGTTCTTGAAGGCAGCCGGATTGGCTTCGGTGCATCCGGCCGCAACGGTGGCCAGATCGTTAACAGCTACAGCCGTGATGTGGATTTTATCGAGAAACACTACGGCAAGCACGTCGGCGCTGAAATGGGCCGAATGGCCTTCGAAGGTGGTCGTATCCTGCGTCGTTTTGTCAAGCAATACGATATTGAATGCGATCTCAAACCGGGCGGAATCTTTGCCGCCTGCAATGCCCGTCAGTTCTCCGAGCTTCAGGCAAAAAAAGCTCTATGGGAATCTCACGGCCACGAGGGACTGCAGCTACTGGACCGCGATCAACTCAACGTGTACGTAGGCTCCAAACGCTATGTCGGTGCCCTGCTGGACCATACCGGTGGTCATTTTCACCCTCTGAACCTGGTACTGGGAGAAGCGGCAGCTTTCGAATCGCTCGGCGGCACTATTTACGAGGGGGCGGCTGCCATCAGCATCCAGGAAGGCGCGAAGGCGATTGTTAAAACTGAATCCGGCAGTGTTACGGCGGACTATGTTGTGGTTGCCGGAAATGCCTACCTCAACGGGCTGATCCCGAAGCTCGAATCCAAGGCCATGCCGTGCGGGACTCAAATCATCACCACAGAGCCGCTTTCCGATGAGGTCCAGAAGCGATTGCTTCCAAAGGATAACTGCGTGGAAGACTGCAACTACCTGCTCGACTATTTTCGGCTGTCTGGCGATGGCCGTCTTATCTATGGCGGCGGTGTGACCTATGGCGCGCGCGAACCGGACAAAATCGAGTCTCTGATCGTGCCGAACATGCTTAAAACCTACCCGGAACTGAAGGGCGTCAAGATCGATTACGCCTGGACAGGCAACTTCCTTCTTACTCTGATGCGCCTGCCCCAGCTGGGCCGTATCGGCAGTAACGTGTTCTATGCCCAGGGTTACAGCGGTCATGGCGTGACCTGCTCGCACCTTGCCGGAAAGGTACTCAGCGATGCCATCCGCGGCCAGGCAGAACGTTTCGACGTGTTTGCAGGTCTGCCCCAGTACAGCTTCCCGGGCGGGCGCTTGCTCCGCATTCCGCTCACCGCCATGGGAGCCTGGTATTACAACATGCGCGATCAGCTCGGCGGGTGA